Proteins from a single region of Streptomyces spectabilis:
- a CDS encoding CarD family transcriptional regulator has translation MTFKVGDTVVYPHHGAALIEAIETRQIKGVDKTYLVLKVAQGDLTVRVPADNAEFVGVRDVVGQDGLDRVFEVLRAPYAEEPTNWSRRYKANLEKLASGDVIKVAEVVRDLWRRERERGLSAGEKRMLAKARQILVSELALAENTNEDKAEALLDEVLAS, from the coding sequence ATGACGTTCAAGGTTGGCGACACCGTGGTCTATCCCCATCACGGGGCCGCGCTGATCGAGGCCATCGAAACTCGTCAGATCAAAGGCGTGGACAAGACCTACTTGGTGCTGAAGGTCGCCCAGGGCGACTTGACGGTACGTGTGCCAGCGGACAACGCGGAGTTCGTCGGTGTGCGTGATGTGGTCGGCCAGGACGGCCTGGACCGGGTCTTCGAAGTACTGCGCGCGCCGTACGCCGAAGAGCCCACGAACTGGTCGCGTCGCTACAAGGCAAATCTCGAGAAGCTCGCCTCCGGCGACGTCATCAAGGTCGCGGAAGTCGTCCGTGACCTGTGGCGCCGGGAGCGTGAGCGCGGACTGTCCGCCGGTGAGAAGCGCATGCTCGCCAAGGCGCGTCAGATCCTGGTGAGCGAGCTCGCCCTCGCGGAGAACACGAACGAGGACAAGGCCGAGGCCCTGCTCGACGAGGTCCTCGCGTCCTGA
- a CDS encoding DUF461 domain-containing protein, with amino-acid sequence MSRSLRRGALAATALAISLASLTACGAGNNAQTIEIKPDNAATAVGDIKIQNAMIITQPDRESTGPAVVAATVFNNGRTDQVLESVTVDGTGKKAALSPAKGDRPGKKGKGGGLVVPAGGSIVIGGKDNASAVLPSSRESVEDGNAQPVTFGFSKTGDVKLKTFVVPAESYFEKWGPTELPKAPDAKPSGSPSGKPSGKPSGKPSEGASGTPAGGASGSPESQQSGEAQAPADGADAEAGASHEAAGH; translated from the coding sequence GTGAGCCGCAGCCTTCGACGCGGCGCCCTCGCCGCCACCGCCCTCGCGATCTCGCTCGCCTCGCTCACCGCGTGCGGTGCCGGGAACAACGCGCAGACGATCGAGATCAAGCCGGACAACGCGGCGACCGCCGTCGGCGACATCAAGATCCAGAACGCCATGATCATCACGCAGCCGGACCGCGAGTCGACGGGCCCCGCCGTGGTCGCCGCGACCGTCTTCAACAACGGCCGCACCGACCAGGTCCTGGAGTCGGTCACGGTCGACGGCACCGGCAAGAAGGCCGCCCTGAGCCCCGCCAAGGGCGACCGCCCCGGCAAGAAGGGCAAGGGCGGCGGCCTGGTCGTCCCCGCCGGCGGCTCCATCGTCATCGGCGGTAAGGACAACGCGTCCGCCGTCCTGCCGAGCAGCCGCGAGTCCGTCGAGGACGGCAACGCGCAGCCCGTCACCTTCGGCTTCAGCAAGACCGGTGACGTCAAGCTGAAGACGTTCGTCGTCCCGGCCGAGAGCTACTTCGAGAAGTGGGGGCCGACCGAGCTGCCGAAGGCGCCGGACGCCAAGCCGTCCGGCTCCCCTTCCGGCAAGCCCTCCGGCAAGCCCTCGGGCAAGCCTTCCGAGGGGGCCTCGGGCACTCCGGCGGGCGGCGCGTCGGGCTCGCCCGAGTCGCAGCAGTCCGGCGAGGCGCAGGCGCCTGCCGACGGGGCGGACGCGGAGGCCGGTGCCTCGCACGAGGCCGCTGGGCACTGA
- a CDS encoding response regulator transcription factor, which translates to MTRVLVVEDEESFSDALSYMLRKEGFEVAIAATGPDGLDEFERNGADLVLLDLMLPGLPGTEVCRQLRSRSNVPVIMVTAKDSEIDKVVGLEIGADDYVTKPFSSRELVARIRAVLRRRGEPEEVTPQALEAGPVRMDVDRHVVTVSGSKVDLPLKEFDLLEMLLRNAGRVLTRMQLIDRVWGADYVGDTKTLDVHVKRLRAKIEPDPGAPRYLVTVRGLGYKFEP; encoded by the coding sequence GTGACCCGAGTGCTCGTCGTCGAGGACGAGGAATCCTTCAGCGACGCCCTGTCGTACATGCTCCGCAAAGAGGGCTTCGAGGTCGCGATCGCGGCCACCGGCCCGGACGGACTCGACGAATTCGAGCGCAATGGCGCCGACCTCGTCCTGCTCGACCTGATGCTGCCGGGCCTGCCCGGCACGGAGGTCTGCCGCCAGCTGCGCAGCCGCTCCAACGTCCCGGTGATCATGGTCACCGCCAAGGACAGCGAGATCGACAAGGTCGTCGGACTCGAAATAGGAGCCGATGACTACGTCACCAAGCCCTTCTCGTCGCGCGAGCTGGTGGCCCGCATCCGCGCCGTCCTGCGGCGCCGGGGAGAGCCGGAGGAGGTCACCCCGCAGGCCCTGGAGGCGGGCCCGGTTCGCATGGACGTCGACCGGCACGTGGTCACGGTCTCCGGCTCCAAGGTCGACCTGCCCCTCAAGGAGTTCGACCTCCTGGAGATGCTGCTGCGCAACGCGGGCCGCGTCCTGACCCGCATGCAGCTCATCGACCGCGTCTGGGGCGCCGACTACGTGGGCGACACCAAGACGCTCGACGTCCACGTCAAGCGCCTGCGCGCCAAGATCGAGCCGGACCCCGGCGCCCCCCGCTACCTGGTGACGGTACGAGGCCTGGGCTACAAGTTCGAGCCGTAA